AAGACCATCAGCAGGTTGTCAGAGATGACTATGAGCTGCATCGAGCCGATGAAGAACAGCATGAAGAACCAGTACCTGGTGAGGTCCCGGTCGCCGTGCATGTAGCCAAGCGAATACACGAATATCAGAAACGCTATCCAGGCCACGATGTTGGTCATGGCTATGGCAAGCGGGTCGGCAAGGACGCCTGCCTTCAGGCCGAGCGCCGAGACCCAGGTGATCTGGCTGTGCACTTCGTGGCCGGCAAGCGCCACCGGTATCAGGGTCGCGGCGGATACCGCGCTGGCAAGCGCAAAGCCTACCGCGATATAGTCGCGGGCCTTCTTGCTCCCCTTGGCGATTGCAGGCATTATGGCCGCGCCTGCGAACGGGAGAATCCAGATCAGCCAGACGTTGATTGAATCAGCAAACGATGTTGTTTCTACTACCATATTGTCAGGTTCCGCCTCCATTATGATTGCCAGCGGCGGTTGTTTGCGCAGAGACTCCTTCCTGCACCGGAACGCCGTCGTCAGACTCTTGCCCGAGGGCGACAGGCTCTATTGCTGCTGCAGAATGCGCAGGCAGAGGAAGCACGTTTTCGTGCCCGGCAAACATGCCCTGTATGTAGCCCGTTATCGGGTTGAGGAACAGGTCGGGCATTATGCCTATCGTAAGTGAAAGAGCCGCAAAGACCATCATCGTAACAGTGATGTACGGGCTTGCCTCCTTGACGTGCGCCATCTCTTCTGGGATTTTGCCAAAGAACACGCGCTTTAGCATCCACAGGATGTACGCAGATGTCAGTATCGTAGCCACGATGCCAAAGCCAAACATCGCCGCGCGGAACCAGTCGCCGTCATGGGCGGCAGTCTGCAGGACGCCGTTGAACATGGTCCACTCGGCCATAAAGCCGCTTGTGGGCGGGACGCCCATGATGGTGAGCGCGCCGATGAACGCAATGACTGCCGTGTAGGGCATCTTGCCTGCAAGGCCGCCCAGCTTTGACATGCTCCTTGTGCCGGTTTGCAGGATGATGGAACCGGCCATCATGAAGAGCACGGCTTTGCCGAGGCCGTGCGTTATGTATAGCATGGTCGCGCCGGAAATGCCAAGTATGCTCTCCGAGCCCAGGCCAAAGAGGATGTAGCCCATCTGGCTGATGGACGAATATGCGAGCACCTTTTTGATGTCGTCCTGCATCAGCGCCATGGCGCCTCCATATATCATGGTCGCAAGGCCCCACATGTTTATGTAGAGGCTGTACTGCTCGTAGCTTCCCGTCAGCAGTTCCATCCAGAGCCGGAGAAGGGCGTAGGCGCCGATGCCGATCATTGCCGGCGAAAGCAGCGCGGATACAGGAGTGGGCGCTTCAGCGTGGGCGTACGGGAGCCAGATGTGAAGCAGGAACGCGGCAAGTTTCACGCCGAGGCCGGCCACGAGCCCAAAGACGATGAGCGCAAGCCACTGTTGCGGGATATTCCCGGCGTTGGCCTTTATCGTGTCAAAGTCATAGCCTCCTGCAAAGAACCCCATCGCAAGGAGGCTCAGCAGCAGGACGACTGCGCCGACGTGGGTCCAGAAGAAGAACATCAGGGCTATCCTGCGCCTTGCGCCATAGCCGTAAAAGGCGACCAGGAAGAACGACGGCACGAGCATCAGTTCAAAGAACACGTAGAACTCGATCACGTTGGTCGCAAGGACCGTGCCGAGCATGCCCATAGAGAACGCGAGGTAGAGCGCAAAGTAGAGCCCCATCTGGCTGTTTACGTGCTGCTTTGCCTCTGGGCTCAGTTGCACGATGCTTGTCCCGCCGTGGCCGTGGCTTTCGTGCGATGACGAAGGAGAAGAGGAAGAGGAGCCTTCTGTTTTACCGTGT
The sequence above is drawn from the Nitrososphaera viennensis EN76 genome and encodes:
- a CDS encoding complex I subunit 4 family protein, which produces MAESYFLLAATFIPLLMAPVAYVIGRRAGAAAVTWFSFGALAVSTGLLFIPTMLLHGGTTSYVETYKWGQFGDFGLRLDGLALPFALIIYILCTVLAIYSKPYMIHKIMEDMPGHGKTEGSSSSSPSSSHESHGHGGTSIVQLSPEAKQHVNSQMGLYFALYLAFSMGMLGTVLATNVIEFYVFFELMLVPSFFLVAFYGYGARRRIALMFFFWTHVGAVVLLLSLLAMGFFAGGYDFDTIKANAGNIPQQWLALIVFGLVAGLGVKLAAFLLHIWLPYAHAEAPTPVSALLSPAMIGIGAYALLRLWMELLTGSYEQYSLYINMWGLATMIYGGAMALMQDDIKKVLAYSSISQMGYILFGLGSESILGISGATMLYITHGLGKAVLFMMAGSIILQTGTRSMSKLGGLAGKMPYTAVIAFIGALTIMGVPPTSGFMAEWTMFNGVLQTAAHDGDWFRAAMFGFGIVATILTSAYILWMLKRVFFGKIPEEMAHVKEASPYITVTMMVFAALSLTIGIMPDLFLNPITGYIQGMFAGHENVLPLPAHSAAAIEPVALGQESDDGVPVQEGVSAQTTAAGNHNGGGT